From Cellulomonas dongxiuzhuiae, the proteins below share one genomic window:
- the aceE gene encoding pyruvate dehydrogenase (acetyl-transferring), homodimeric type — MASIDETGPLIGGLLSQVPDIDPEETGEWLESLDGLIEDKGGPRARYVLMNLLRRARERNVAIPASLNTPYVNTIAVHNEPYFPGDEAMERRYRSWIRWNAAVMVTRAQRPGVAVGGHISSYASVATLTEVGLNHFFRGKDHPGGGDQVYFQGHASPGVYARAFLEGRLSEHQLDGFRQELSHPGGGLPSYPHPRLAPELWEFPTVSMGLGPASAIYQAWTNRYLHNRGIKDTSQQDVWAYLGDGEMDEPESRGMLQHAAQQGLDNLTFVVNCNLQRLDGPVRGNGKIIQELEAQFRGAGWNVIKVIWGREWDTLLNADKDRALVHLMNTTPDGDFQTYRAENGAFIREHFFGRDPRTKQLVEKMTDDEIWALKRGGHDYRKLYAAYKAAREHTGQPTVILAHTIKGYGLGSGFAGRNATHQMKKLKLDQLKTLRDSLHIPITDEQLEADPYLPPYFHPGPEDEAIRYMLDRRRQLGGFVPERRTEHTKLTLPGDKVYESLAKGSGTQEVATTMALVRLFKDLVKDKEFGHRLVPIIPDEARTFGLDSIFPSAKIFNTNGQNYMAVDRELMLSYKESEAGQIMHTGINEAGSAAAFQAVGTSYATHGEPLVPFYFYYSMFGFQRTGDQFWAAGDQMTRGFLIGATAGRTTLTGEGLQHADGHSPLLAGTMPHVVHYDPAYGYEIRHIVRDGIHRMYGEGDGRDRDVIYYLTVYNEPMLQPAEPQDVDVEGILKGIHLVAPAEGDGPRAQILASGVAVPWALEAQHLLAEDWGVRAAVWSVTSWNELRREALAAEQQAFLHPGDGIRTPYLTQKLQGAEGPFVATTDFDHLVADQVRAWVPGRYATLGADGFGFSDTRAAARRHFKIDGPSTVVRVLQQLVLEGKVDASLPAQAIERYRLHDVTAGTSGNTGGDS; from the coding sequence GTGGCTTCCATCGACGAGACGGGTCCGCTCATCGGCGGCCTGCTCAGCCAGGTCCCCGACATCGACCCGGAGGAGACCGGTGAGTGGCTCGAGTCCCTCGACGGGCTGATCGAGGACAAGGGCGGTCCGCGGGCCCGGTACGTGCTCATGAACCTGCTGCGGCGCGCGCGCGAGCGCAACGTCGCGATCCCGGCGTCGCTCAACACGCCGTACGTGAACACCATCGCGGTGCACAACGAGCCGTACTTCCCCGGCGACGAGGCCATGGAGCGCCGCTACCGGTCGTGGATCCGCTGGAACGCGGCCGTCATGGTGACGCGCGCGCAGCGGCCCGGCGTGGCCGTCGGCGGGCACATCTCGTCGTACGCGTCCGTCGCGACGCTGACCGAGGTCGGCCTCAACCACTTCTTCCGCGGCAAGGACCACCCGGGCGGCGGTGACCAGGTCTACTTCCAGGGCCACGCGTCGCCGGGCGTCTACGCGCGCGCGTTCCTCGAGGGCCGGCTGTCCGAGCACCAGCTCGACGGCTTCCGTCAGGAGCTGTCGCACCCGGGCGGCGGCCTGCCGTCCTACCCGCACCCGCGCCTCGCGCCCGAGCTGTGGGAGTTCCCCACGGTCTCCATGGGCCTGGGCCCGGCGTCCGCGATCTACCAGGCGTGGACGAACAGGTACCTGCACAACCGCGGGATCAAGGACACCAGCCAGCAGGACGTCTGGGCGTACCTCGGCGACGGCGAGATGGACGAGCCCGAGTCGCGCGGCATGCTCCAGCACGCGGCGCAGCAGGGCCTGGACAACCTCACGTTCGTCGTCAACTGCAACCTGCAGCGCCTCGACGGCCCGGTCCGCGGCAACGGCAAGATCATCCAGGAGCTCGAGGCGCAGTTCCGCGGTGCGGGCTGGAACGTCATCAAGGTCATCTGGGGCCGCGAGTGGGACACGCTGCTCAACGCCGACAAGGACCGCGCGCTGGTCCACCTGATGAACACGACGCCCGACGGCGACTTCCAGACGTACCGCGCCGAGAACGGCGCGTTCATCCGCGAGCACTTCTTCGGCCGGGACCCGCGCACCAAGCAGCTGGTCGAGAAGATGACGGACGACGAGATCTGGGCGCTCAAGCGCGGCGGGCACGACTACCGCAAGCTCTACGCGGCCTACAAGGCGGCGCGTGAGCACACGGGCCAGCCGACCGTGATCCTGGCGCACACCATCAAGGGCTACGGCCTGGGCTCGGGCTTCGCCGGTCGCAACGCGACGCACCAGATGAAGAAGCTCAAGCTCGACCAGCTCAAGACGCTGCGCGACTCGCTGCACATCCCGATCACCGACGAGCAGCTCGAGGCCGACCCGTACCTGCCGCCGTACTTCCACCCGGGACCCGAGGACGAGGCGATCCGCTACATGCTCGACCGGCGGCGCCAGCTCGGCGGGTTCGTCCCGGAGCGTCGCACCGAGCACACGAAGCTCACGCTCCCGGGCGACAAGGTCTACGAGAGCCTGGCCAAGGGCTCGGGCACGCAGGAGGTCGCCACGACCATGGCGCTCGTGCGCCTGTTCAAGGACCTGGTCAAGGACAAGGAGTTCGGCCACCGCCTGGTGCCGATCATCCCCGACGAGGCGCGCACCTTCGGCCTGGACTCGATCTTCCCGAGCGCGAAGATCTTCAACACCAACGGCCAGAACTACATGGCCGTGGACCGTGAGCTCATGCTCTCGTACAAGGAGTCCGAGGCCGGGCAGATCATGCACACCGGCATCAACGAGGCCGGTTCCGCGGCCGCGTTCCAGGCGGTGGGCACCTCCTACGCGACGCACGGCGAGCCGCTCGTCCCGTTCTACTTCTACTACTCGATGTTCGGGTTCCAGCGCACCGGCGACCAGTTCTGGGCCGCCGGGGACCAGATGACCCGCGGGTTCCTCATCGGCGCCACCGCCGGCCGCACCACGCTCACGGGCGAGGGCCTGCAGCACGCCGACGGCCACTCGCCGCTGCTCGCGGGCACCATGCCGCACGTCGTGCACTACGACCCCGCGTACGGGTACGAGATCCGCCACATCGTGCGCGACGGCATCCACCGCATGTACGGCGAGGGCGACGGGCGCGACCGTGACGTCATCTACTACCTGACGGTCTACAACGAGCCCATGCTCCAGCCGGCGGAGCCGCAGGACGTCGACGTCGAGGGCATCCTCAAGGGCATCCACCTCGTCGCGCCGGCGGAGGGCGACGGGCCGCGCGCCCAGATCCTGGCGTCGGGCGTCGCGGTGCCGTGGGCGCTCGAGGCGCAGCACCTGCTGGCCGAGGACTGGGGCGTGCGCGCCGCGGTCTGGTCGGTGACGAGCTGGAACGAGCTGCGTCGTGAGGCGCTCGCCGCCGAGCAGCAGGCCTTCCTGCACCCGGGTGACGGGATCCGCACGCCGTACCTGACGCAGAAGCTGCAGGGCGCCGAGGGGCCGTTCGTCGCCACGACGGACTTCGACCACCTCGTGGCCGACCAGGTCCGCGCCTGGGTGCCGGGCCGCTACGCCACGCTCGGGGCCGACGGGTTCGGCTTCTCCGACACGCGCGCGGCGGCGCGCCGGCACTTCAAGATCGACGGACCCTCGACGGTGGTCCGCGTCCTGCAGCAGCTGGTGCTCGAGGGCAAGGTCGACGCGTCGCTCCCGGCGCAGGCCATCGAGCGCTACCGGCTGCACGACGTCACGGCCGGCACGTCCGGCAACACCGGTGGGGACTCCTGA
- a CDS encoding beta-ketoacyl-[acyl-carrier-protein] synthase family protein produces MSTVPEVVVTGLGATTPLGGDVPSTWQAALAGESGARSFDNDWAERYEIAVNFGATLKVPADQVLPRPELKRMDPSAQYAIIATREAWADAGSPEVDGDRLGAVVSSGIGGIWTTLDGWDTLREKGGRRVLPMTVPMLMPNSPVAYVSLELGARAGAHALVSACASGAEAIAYGVEMIRNGRADVVVAGGTEATIHPMPIAAFAASRTLSTRNDDPAGASRPYDVDRDGFVIGEGAGMVVLESAAHAAARGARIYGRIAGLGLSADGYHITSPEPSGDGQIRAMRAAIADAGVATTDVVHVNAHATSTVVGDLIEARSIRAVLGDDADHAVLSATKSMTGHLLGGAGALETIFTVLALHERTAPPTINVANPDPELVLDLVRDEPRALRAGPVAAVNNSFGFGGHNVALVVTSV; encoded by the coding sequence ATGAGCACCGTCCCTGAGGTCGTCGTCACCGGTCTGGGCGCCACCACACCGCTCGGAGGTGACGTCCCGAGCACGTGGCAGGCCGCGCTCGCCGGCGAGTCCGGCGCGCGCTCCTTCGACAACGACTGGGCCGAGCGGTACGAGATCGCCGTCAACTTCGGGGCGACGCTCAAGGTGCCCGCGGACCAGGTGCTCCCCCGCCCCGAGCTCAAGCGCATGGACCCGTCCGCGCAGTACGCGATCATCGCGACGCGCGAGGCGTGGGCCGACGCCGGCTCGCCCGAGGTGGACGGCGACCGCCTGGGTGCGGTGGTCTCGTCCGGCATCGGCGGCATCTGGACCACGCTCGACGGGTGGGACACGCTGCGCGAGAAGGGCGGCCGGCGCGTGCTGCCCATGACCGTGCCGATGCTCATGCCGAACTCGCCGGTCGCGTACGTGTCCCTGGAGCTCGGTGCCCGTGCCGGTGCCCACGCGCTCGTCTCGGCGTGCGCGTCCGGCGCCGAGGCCATCGCCTACGGCGTCGAGATGATCCGCAACGGCCGCGCCGACGTGGTCGTCGCCGGCGGGACCGAGGCCACGATCCACCCCATGCCGATCGCCGCGTTCGCCGCGTCGCGCACGCTGTCCACCCGCAACGACGACCCTGCCGGCGCCTCCCGCCCGTACGACGTCGACCGCGACGGGTTCGTGATCGGTGAGGGCGCGGGCATGGTGGTCCTGGAGTCCGCCGCGCACGCCGCCGCCCGCGGGGCCCGCATCTACGGCCGGATCGCCGGCCTGGGCCTGTCCGCCGACGGCTACCACATCACCTCCCCCGAGCCGTCCGGCGACGGACAGATCCGGGCGATGCGCGCCGCGATCGCGGATGCGGGCGTCGCGACGACCGACGTCGTGCACGTGAACGCGCACGCGACCTCCACCGTGGTGGGCGACCTCATCGAGGCGCGGTCGATCCGGGCGGTCCTGGGTGACGACGCCGACCACGCCGTGCTCTCGGCGACCAAGTCCATGACGGGCCACCTGCTCGGCGGGGCCGGCGCGCTGGAGACGATCTTCACCGTCCTCGCGCTGCACGAGCGCACGGCGCCGCCCACGATCAACGTCGCCAACCCCGACCCCGAGCTGGTCCTCGACCTCGTGCGCGACGAGCCGCGCGCGCTGCGTGCGGGCCCCGTGGCTGCGGTCAACAACTCCTTCGGGTTCGGCGGGCACAACGTCGCGCTGGTCGTGACCTCCGTCTGA
- a CDS encoding PucR family transcriptional regulator encodes MATPPRTPAARSPRRSPAPARDAAGPGGPGDQSETQRRVRDGTGLLSAAAMRRLDDDLEWYRALPAEDRSWVNLVAQAGITAFVTWYADPSRPPHAVSEIFAAAPPELTRSISLQHTLQLVRVVVDVVETHSDRLAAPGAERELREAVLRYSREVAFSAAEVYARAAEVRGAWDARLEALVVDALVRGDVDDALRSRVAALGWGGRGSTLVVVGTAGAHMDEVRAADLRRATRRAADDALVGILGDRLVVFLGGEGDLRAAAMTLLPRFGPGPVVVGPTAAGLAEATRSARSALAGLLAAPGWVQAPRPVHADDLLPERVLVGDADARRALVERAYAPLAASQGSLLDTLSAYLGAGRSLEAAARTLYVHPNTVRYRLRRVSDVTGWDPLDARESYVLQVALAVGRLDAATR; translated from the coding sequence ATGGCGACGCCCCCCAGGACGCCGGCGGCGCGCTCGCCCCGCCGTTCCCCCGCGCCCGCACGGGACGCAGCCGGCCCCGGTGGGCCCGGCGACCAGAGCGAGACGCAGCGGCGGGTGCGCGACGGGACCGGGCTGCTCTCGGCCGCCGCGATGCGCCGGCTCGACGACGACCTCGAGTGGTACCGGGCCCTGCCGGCGGAGGACCGCTCCTGGGTCAACCTGGTCGCCCAGGCGGGGATCACGGCCTTCGTCACCTGGTACGCCGACCCGTCGCGCCCGCCGCACGCCGTCAGCGAGATCTTCGCCGCCGCGCCCCCGGAGCTGACCCGGTCGATCTCGCTGCAGCACACGCTGCAGCTCGTGCGTGTCGTGGTCGACGTCGTGGAGACCCACTCCGACCGGCTGGCCGCCCCGGGTGCCGAGCGCGAGCTGCGGGAGGCGGTGCTGCGCTACTCGCGCGAGGTGGCGTTCTCGGCGGCCGAGGTCTACGCGCGGGCCGCCGAGGTGCGGGGCGCGTGGGACGCGCGGCTCGAGGCGCTCGTGGTCGACGCGCTGGTCCGCGGCGACGTCGACGACGCCCTGCGCTCACGCGTCGCGGCGCTCGGCTGGGGCGGGCGCGGCTCGACGCTCGTCGTCGTGGGCACAGCGGGCGCGCACATGGACGAGGTGCGGGCCGCGGACCTGCGACGGGCCACGCGGCGGGCCGCCGACGACGCGCTCGTCGGCATCCTGGGCGACCGCCTGGTCGTGTTCCTCGGCGGCGAGGGCGACCTGCGCGCCGCGGCCATGACCCTGCTGCCGCGCTTCGGCCCGGGGCCCGTGGTGGTCGGCCCGACCGCGGCCGGCCTCGCGGAGGCGACGAGGTCGGCGCGATCGGCCCTGGCGGGGCTGCTCGCCGCACCCGGGTGGGTGCAGGCCCCCCGCCCGGTGCACGCCGACGACCTGCTGCCGGAGCGCGTGCTGGTCGGGGACGCCGACGCGCGTCGCGCGCTCGTCGAGCGCGCCTACGCGCCGCTCGCCGCCAGCCAGGGCTCGCTGCTGGACACCCTCTCCGCGTACCTCGGTGCGGGGCGGTCGCTGGAGGCCGCGGCACGCACGCTGTACGTGCACCCCAACACGGTCCGGTACCGGCTGCGCCGGGTCTCCGACGTGACGGGCTGGGACCCGCTCGACGCGCGCGAGTCGTACGTCCTGCAGGTCGCGCTGGCCGTGGGCCGGCTCGACGCCGCGACCCGCTGA
- a CDS encoding ACP S-malonyltransferase, which produces MLVVACPGQGAQSPGMLLPWTEVDGFADALRHAGDVVGIDLLAHGTTSDADTIRDTAVAQPLLVATALASLRAVLGADAGTALAEVVPGALDVVAGHSVGELAAAAAAGVLSDDDALALVAVRGAAMARAAAATPTGMSAVLGGDPDEVLARLAALDLVAANVNGGGQVVAAGTLTALAALAAEPPARARVVALQVAGAFHTRHMAPAVEELEQAAAKVAPRRPVVTLLGNADGAEVTDGDDALARIVAQVARPVRWDLCQATLARLGVTALLEVAPGGVLTGLARRTLPGVETLALKSPADLDAARDLVRRHAGTVLTAQESPS; this is translated from the coding sequence GTGCTCGTCGTCGCCTGCCCCGGCCAGGGTGCCCAGTCCCCCGGCATGCTCCTGCCCTGGACCGAGGTCGACGGCTTCGCCGACGCGCTGCGGCACGCCGGTGACGTCGTCGGCATCGACCTGCTCGCGCACGGCACCACGTCGGACGCCGACACGATCCGGGACACGGCCGTCGCGCAGCCCCTGCTGGTCGCCACCGCGCTCGCGAGCCTGCGCGCCGTCCTGGGCGCCGACGCGGGCACGGCCCTCGCCGAGGTCGTCCCCGGCGCGCTGGACGTCGTGGCGGGGCACTCGGTCGGCGAGCTCGCCGCCGCTGCCGCGGCCGGCGTGCTGAGCGACGACGACGCCCTCGCCCTCGTCGCCGTGCGCGGAGCCGCGATGGCACGCGCCGCCGCCGCGACCCCCACGGGCATGAGCGCCGTGCTCGGGGGCGACCCCGACGAGGTCCTGGCACGCCTTGCGGCCCTCGACCTCGTGGCTGCCAACGTCAATGGCGGCGGCCAGGTCGTCGCGGCGGGCACGCTCACGGCGCTCGCGGCGCTCGCGGCCGAGCCGCCGGCACGCGCCCGCGTCGTGGCGCTGCAGGTGGCCGGCGCGTTCCACACCCGCCACATGGCGCCCGCCGTCGAGGAGCTCGAGCAGGCGGCCGCGAAGGTCGCCCCGCGCCGCCCCGTCGTGACGCTGCTCGGCAACGCGGACGGCGCCGAGGTGACCGACGGCGACGACGCCCTCGCGCGCATCGTCGCCCAGGTCGCGCGGCCGGTGCGCTGGGACCTCTGCCAGGCCACGCTCGCCCGGCTCGGCGTGACGGCACTGCTCGAGGTGGCGCCCGGCGGCGTCCTGACGGGGCTGGCGCGGCGTACGCTGCCGGGCGTCGAGACCCTCGCGCTGAAGTCCCCCGCCGACCTCGACGCCGCACGCGACCTCGTCCGCCGGCACGCCGGCACCGTCCTCACCGCACAGGAGAGCCCGTCGTGA
- a CDS encoding beta-ketoacyl-ACP synthase III translates to MTRPTLTQATGPAHTRILGLGGVRGERVVTNDDLVGPIESSDEWIRQRTGIVTRRRAAEGTDVLDLAEAAARAALDDAGLTGADVDAVILSTVTYFHQTPAGAAIIADRIGATPAAAFDISAACAGYCYGIAQADALVRAGTARHVLVIGAEKMSEFVDPTDRSISFLLGDGAGAVVIGPSDTPGIGPTVWGSDGAQAQAIRQTHSWLATRDEGAGWPTLRQEGQSVFKWAVWQMAPVAQKALDAAGVSASDIEAFIPHQANMRIIDQMIKQLKLPESVVVGRDIADTGNTSAASIPLAAERLRREGQIQPGALALQIGFGAGLVYAAQVVVLP, encoded by the coding sequence GTGACCCGTCCGACCCTCACGCAGGCCACCGGGCCCGCGCACACCCGCATCCTCGGCCTCGGCGGGGTGCGAGGCGAGCGCGTCGTCACCAACGACGACCTGGTGGGGCCGATCGAGTCGTCGGACGAGTGGATCCGCCAGCGCACCGGCATCGTGACGCGCCGTCGGGCGGCCGAGGGCACGGACGTGCTCGACCTGGCGGAGGCCGCGGCCCGCGCCGCGCTCGACGACGCCGGCCTGACCGGCGCCGACGTCGACGCGGTCATCCTGTCCACCGTCACCTACTTCCACCAGACGCCCGCGGGCGCCGCGATCATCGCCGACCGGATCGGCGCCACACCCGCGGCCGCGTTCGACATCTCCGCCGCGTGCGCCGGGTACTGCTACGGCATCGCGCAGGCCGACGCCCTGGTCCGGGCGGGCACAGCGCGTCACGTCCTGGTGATCGGCGCCGAGAAGATGAGCGAGTTCGTCGACCCGACCGACCGGTCCATCTCGTTCCTCCTCGGCGACGGCGCCGGTGCGGTCGTCATCGGCCCGTCGGATACGCCCGGGATCGGCCCGACCGTGTGGGGCTCGGACGGCGCGCAGGCCCAGGCGATCCGCCAGACGCACTCGTGGCTCGCGACGCGCGACGAGGGCGCCGGCTGGCCGACGCTGCGCCAGGAGGGCCAGTCGGTCTTCAAGTGGGCGGTCTGGCAGATGGCGCCCGTGGCGCAGAAGGCGCTGGACGCCGCCGGGGTCAGCGCCTCCGACATCGAGGCGTTCATCCCGCACCAGGCCAACATGCGGATCATCGACCAGATGATCAAGCAGCTGAAGCTGCCCGAGTCCGTCGTCGTCGGCCGCGACATCGCCGACACCGGCAACACGTCGGCGGCGTCGATCCCGCTGGCCGCGGAGCGGCTGCGGCGCGAGGGGCAGATCCAGCCCGGTGCGCTCGCGCTGCAGATCGGCTTCGGCGCCGGGCTGGTCTACGCCGCACAGGTCGTCGTCCTGCCCTGA
- a CDS encoding FAD-dependent oxidoreductase, whose translation MGWWDGLLGRVGAYRTATITLLAVHAAAALLGHLGMLDVDPVALAATVGAASAGTLLTSLVGALVSGVRAHVESSLITGLLLALLLWPALTFESLVGAGLVGAAAGISKVLVRWRGRHLLNPAAAGALVAGLVVAPVLGTAAPVWWVATPLLAPVVLVAGLLVLRRTGTGPVAVAYGLTYLAVTLPRLVLSGQPPLDALASVLGSHPVLVVAAFMVVEPLTQAPRRRERVAIAVLVGGLAGVPFAVGPLSTSPELAIVAGNVVAALVAAPRALRLVVVGHGSPGPGAHEVLLRPARPLRWQPGQWAEIDVVRMRPDGRGRRRVFSLVPAGRNAVAVAFSVRERPSAFKRALLAAPVGSTVRATYVGGDFLLPDDPTRPVLMIAGGIGVTPFISQIEHAGPRDMVLVLVCPTGMPPPYLRRLARTRVRVVIVSPEPVPALPPRWTWHCGTRLTSSALRAVMPDLPRRAAYVSGSPDLVRRARAVLREVGVRRVRTDTFTGYGRRPAHRSPGGAPPAPAAPAPAEAVRAGRKVPGRRRSRAADARPGPGGITAGASR comes from the coding sequence ATGGGGTGGTGGGACGGGCTCCTGGGCAGGGTCGGTGCGTACCGGACCGCGACGATCACGCTGCTGGCGGTGCACGCCGCCGCGGCGCTGCTCGGCCACCTCGGCATGCTCGACGTGGACCCCGTCGCGCTCGCGGCCACCGTGGGCGCGGCGTCGGCCGGCACGCTGCTGACGAGCCTCGTCGGTGCGCTCGTCAGCGGGGTGCGGGCGCACGTCGAGTCCTCCCTGATCACGGGCCTGCTGCTGGCGCTGCTGCTCTGGCCGGCGCTCACCTTCGAGTCCCTGGTCGGTGCCGGCCTCGTCGGCGCCGCCGCCGGGATCTCGAAGGTGCTCGTGCGGTGGCGCGGCCGTCACCTGCTCAACCCCGCCGCGGCGGGCGCCCTGGTCGCCGGGCTCGTCGTGGCGCCCGTGCTGGGCACCGCGGCCCCGGTGTGGTGGGTCGCGACACCGCTGCTCGCGCCGGTCGTCCTGGTGGCGGGGCTGCTCGTGCTGCGCCGCACGGGCACGGGTCCGGTCGCGGTCGCGTACGGGCTGACCTACCTTGCCGTGACCCTGCCGCGACTCGTGCTGTCCGGTCAGCCACCTCTCGACGCGCTCGCGTCCGTGCTCGGGTCCCACCCGGTGCTCGTCGTCGCCGCGTTCATGGTCGTCGAACCGCTCACGCAGGCGCCGCGGCGCCGCGAACGGGTCGCGATCGCCGTGCTCGTCGGTGGGCTCGCCGGTGTGCCGTTCGCCGTCGGGCCGCTCTCGACGTCGCCGGAGCTCGCGATCGTCGCGGGCAACGTCGTGGCCGCGCTCGTCGCCGCGCCGCGCGCGCTGCGGCTCGTGGTCGTGGGCCACGGCTCGCCCGGTCCCGGCGCCCACGAGGTGCTGCTGCGCCCCGCGCGGCCCCTGCGCTGGCAGCCCGGGCAGTGGGCCGAGATCGACGTCGTCCGCATGCGACCCGACGGGCGGGGGCGCCGTCGCGTGTTCTCCCTGGTCCCGGCCGGCCGCAACGCCGTCGCCGTCGCCTTCTCCGTGCGGGAACGGCCATCGGCGTTCAAGCGTGCGCTGCTGGCGGCGCCCGTCGGGTCGACCGTGCGCGCGACCTACGTCGGCGGCGACTTCCTGCTGCCCGACGACCCGACGCGTCCCGTGCTCATGATCGCCGGCGGGATCGGCGTCACGCCGTTCATCTCCCAGATCGAGCACGCCGGCCCGCGCGACATGGTCCTGGTCCTGGTGTGCCCCACCGGCATGCCGCCGCCGTACCTGCGGCGCCTCGCACGCACGCGGGTGCGCGTGGTGATCGTCTCGCCGGAACCGGTGCCGGCGCTCCCGCCGCGCTGGACGTGGCACTGCGGCACGCGGCTGACGTCGTCGGCCCTGCGGGCGGTGATGCCGGACCTGCCCCGGCGGGCGGCGTACGTCTCCGGCTCGCCGGACCTGGTGCGGCGGGCGCGGGCGGTCCTGCGCGAGGTGGGGGTGCGTCGGGTGCGCACCGACACCTTCACGGGTTACGGCCGTCGTCCGGCGCACCGGTCCCCGGGGGGCGCCCCACCCGCGCCGGCGGCTCCCGCACCCGCCGAGGCCGTCCGCGCCGGCCGGAAGGTGCCGGGCAGGCGGCGGTCCCGTGCCGCCGATGCCAGGCCGGGGCCCGGGGGGATCACGGCCGGTGCCTCGCGCTGA
- a CDS encoding DUF3052 domain-containing protein — translation MSSTADDSATQAVARLGFTAGQVIQELNYDDDVDADVRTGIEAVTGTELVDEDYDDVTDGAVIWFRQDDGDLTDALVDATSVLEDSGPIWVFSPKAGRPGHVSHSDIEEAATTSGLHAMSTFSIGPDWSATRLSSRGRGK, via the coding sequence GTGTCATCCACCGCGGACGACTCCGCGACGCAGGCGGTCGCCCGCCTCGGCTTCACAGCCGGGCAGGTGATCCAGGAGCTGAACTACGACGACGACGTCGACGCCGACGTCCGTACGGGTATCGAGGCCGTGACCGGCACCGAGCTCGTCGACGAGGACTACGACGACGTCACGGACGGTGCAGTCATCTGGTTCCGTCAGGACGACGGCGACCTCACGGACGCCCTCGTCGACGCGACCAGCGTGCTCGAGGACAGCGGTCCCATCTGGGTCTTCTCGCCCAAGGCGGGTCGTCCCGGTCACGTGTCGCACTCGGACATCGAGGAGGCGGCCACGACGTCCGGCCTGCACGCGATGTCGACGTTCTCGATCGGCCCGGACTGGTCCGCGACACGTCTGTCCTCCCGAGGCCGCGGGAAGTGA
- a CDS encoding acyl carrier protein, with protein sequence MAHSEQEILAGLAEIVSEETGLPTDSVLPEKSFTDDLDIDSLSMMTIVTLAEEKFDVRIPDDEVKNLATVGDAVSFIAGAQA encoded by the coding sequence ATGGCCCACAGCGAGCAGGAGATCCTGGCCGGCCTGGCCGAGATCGTCAGCGAGGAGACCGGTCTGCCGACCGACTCCGTCCTGCCCGAGAAGTCCTTCACCGACGACCTCGACATCGACTCGCTGTCGATGATGACGATCGTCACGCTCGCGGAGGAGAAGTTCGACGTCCGCATCCCCGACGACGAGGTCAAGAACCTCGCGACCGTGGGCGACGCCGTGAGCTTCATCGCCGGCGCCCAGGCCTGA
- a CDS encoding FAD:protein FMN transferase has product MPRAETRFEAIGTRWRIDTPTPLTDATQARVRAVVDAYDVVWSRFRADSVVSRIARDGGTHALPGHAAELLDLYDVLEDRTDGALTPLVGRSLEHLGYDATYRLHPAGAPLPAPRGVRTRDVLTCRQPDERGLTVTAARPVLLDVGAAGKGQLVDLVAAELRACGVGEYVVDAGGDMVHRGPDAVRVGLQVPGHPGRVLGVVDLRDAALCASAVDRRSWGDGLHHVLDARTGAPVGGVVATWVVGERAMVADGLATALFLADPDVLQGVAEHTYVQLRADGGARFALALPGRLFGTGQD; this is encoded by the coding sequence GTGCCTCGCGCTGAGACCCGGTTCGAGGCGATCGGGACCCGCTGGCGCATCGACACCCCGACGCCCCTGACGGATGCGACGCAGGCCCGTGTCCGTGCGGTGGTCGACGCGTACGACGTCGTGTGGTCGCGGTTCCGGGCGGACTCCGTCGTCTCGCGGATCGCCCGGGACGGCGGCACCCACGCACTGCCCGGCCACGCGGCGGAGCTTCTCGACCTGTACGACGTGCTGGAGGACCGCACCGACGGCGCCCTGACGCCGCTCGTCGGGCGCAGCCTCGAGCACCTCGGCTACGACGCCACGTACCGCCTGCATCCCGCCGGCGCCCCGCTGCCCGCACCCCGTGGTGTGCGCACCCGCGACGTGCTCACGTGCCGGCAGCCCGACGAGCGCGGACTGACCGTCACCGCGGCGCGGCCGGTGCTCCTCGACGTCGGCGCGGCCGGCAAGGGCCAGCTCGTCGACCTCGTCGCGGCCGAGCTGCGCGCGTGCGGCGTGGGGGAGTACGTCGTCGACGCGGGTGGCGACATGGTCCACCGTGGCCCCGACGCGGTGCGCGTCGGGCTCCAGGTGCCCGGCCACCCGGGGCGTGTGCTCGGTGTCGTCGACCTGCGGGACGCGGCGCTGTGCGCGTCCGCGGTCGACCGGCGCTCCTGGGGCGACGGGCTCCACCACGTCCTCGACGCCCGCACGGGCGCACCCGTCGGCGGGGTCGTCGCCACGTGGGTGGTCGGCGAACGGGCGATGGTCGCCGACGGCCTGGCGACGGCGCTGTTCCTCGCCGACCCCGACGTCCTGCAGGGCGTCGCCGAGCACACCTACGTGCAGCTGCGTGCCGACGGAGGCGCGCGGTTCGCGCTCGCGCTGCCGGGCAGGCTGTTCGGGACGGGCCAGGACTAG